Proteins from a genomic interval of Rosa chinensis cultivar Old Blush chromosome 2, RchiOBHm-V2, whole genome shotgun sequence:
- the LOC112190116 gene encoding zinc finger CCCH domain-containing protein 6 — translation MRMNMKRSRKSISWAPGVKLCQVKLFSSLDCPVEVGMKYQGHFQPKTSSMLHSSSFEPNDSPPGFEVGISVKQSKLQHFPIPQIRWQCPSKLIMCDGWRVAAGEESEEAKAQKLREMRVLEAVYPRFSAIPPSPSVSLDVESEHYDHSLTPCVPINPIEEESQEDQEDLTPVNTTVVSQLPGFPQGLLASGTANVSQSNPPGLEQVHAPGKLPNQSADFTAIASAALTAMKNSSEKESRIDTDLLIKILNDPKMLQKLINVHGPQANTGIASVNTHTAPSSKTVTPYVPSSLSNSDMQRTPDGNFHMPGKVGTTLNAIPLQPDTVQLSGLKRPAPSPPLPSSSSPQADHVLLPRLPNQAQPPLSASPEQNMVPVGSFPAQEPGIVKDMNYYKNLIRQHGTENKEMQDPILLKNGNNHNHLVDLKMSVNSNPAEMRAKKSKHCMFFKTAKGCRKGANCEYLHDMSLNWRTGMEAQSAKRMKLNGVNKGRSMF, via the exons GTAAAGCTGTTCTCTTCTTTGGATTGTCCTGTGGAAGTTGGCATGAAATATCAAGGTCATTTTCAACCGAAGACATCAAGTATGTTGCATTCCAGTTCTTTTGAACCCAATGATAGCCCGCCTGGGTTTGAAGTAGGTATCTCTGTGAAGCAATCTAAGCTGCAACATTTCCCCATCCCTCAGATCAGGTGGCAATGCCCTTCCAAG CTTATTATGTGTGACGGCTGGCGTgtagcagctggtgaggaaagTGAAGAAGCCAAGGCTCAAAAACTAAGAGAGATGAGAGTGCTTGAGGCAGTATATCCTCGTTTTTCTGCAATTCCACCTAG CCCCTCTGTTTCTTTGGACGTAGAAAGTGAGCATTATGATCATAGCCTCACTCCTTGTGTTCCCATCAATCCAATTGAAGAAGAGTcccaagaagatcaagaagatctAACACCAGTAAACACCACTGTAGTCTCTCAGCTACCAGGTTTTCCCCAAGGTCTGTTGGCATCTGGAACGGCAAATGTTTCTCAGTCCAACCCTCCTGGTTTGGAGCAAGTACATGCACCAGGAAAGTTACCTAATCAAAGTGCTGATTTTACGGCCATTGCTTCAGCTGCATTAACTGCAATGAAGAATAGCAGCGAGAAGGAAAGTAGGATCGATACTGATTTGCTTATTAAGATTCTTAACGATCCGAAAATGCTCCAGAAATTGATTAATGTACATGGACCACAAGCCAATACAGGAATTGCATCAGTGAATACACATACTGCACCAAGTTCAAAGACGGTAACTCCCTATGTTCCCTCATCCCTTTCAAACTCTGATATGCAAAGGACTCCAGATGGTAACTTCCACATGCCAGGTAAAGTGGGTACTACTTTGAATGCAATCCCTCTTCAACCAGATACTGTTCAATTATCTGGGTTAAAGCGACCTGCACCATCACCACCATTACCTTCCTCGTCCAGCCCTCAAGCTGACCATGTTCTACTACCCAGACTGCCAAATCAGGCACAACCCCCATTAAGTGCATCGCCTGAACAGAACATGGTTCCCGTAGGATCTTTCCCAGCCCAGGAACCCGGAATTGTCAAGGACATGAACTACTATAAGAACCTCATTAGGCAACATGgaacagaaaataaagaaatgcaGGACCCCATTTTGCTCAAAAATGGTAACAATCATAATCACTTGGTGGACTTGAAAATGTCTGTAAACTCTAATCCAGCAGAAATGAGGGCCAAGAAATCGAAACATTGCATGTTTTTCAAAACTGCCAAGGGATGTCGTAAGGGTGCTAATTGTGAATACCTCCATGACATGTCGTTAAATTGGCGAACTGGAATGGAGGCCCAAAGTGCCAAGAGAATGAAACTAAATGGGGTTAATAAGGGGAGGAGTATGTTTTAG